In the Chlorobium limicola DSM 245 genome, one interval contains:
- the ftsZ gene encoding cell division protein FtsZ, with amino-acid sequence MAFELDPGLFDSDQGKGVTIRIVGVGGCGGNAVNNMIDRKISGAEYIVFNTDRQALLNSKAPIRVQIGKKATNGLGAGADPAKGKQAAEDDRDIIAAQLKGADLVFIAAGMGKGTGTGAAPVIASIARNMGILTIGVVTRPFNFEGQVKARIADGGINELRKFIDTLIVVENETILSIAEEGVSATDAFNMANDVLYRAAKGIADIITRHGHVNVDFADVKSIMSGAGDAVMGSAAAAGERRALKAASDAINSPLLDGVSLRGAKGVLVNITGEVTMRDMTDAMNYIEEQVGSEAKIINGYVDEPQISGEIRVTVIVTGFKRKDAGESGSQSKAQPASRSSDHRQGQFSPALRTVVTGLPDSQDEDLRIPTYIRRQISIHDPLEVGMKKKLPDCDNNSHSQRSADEQEDQIQKGLTDLPAYLRRKNNGAG; translated from the coding sequence ATGGCATTTGAACTGGACCCGGGGCTCTTCGACAGCGATCAGGGAAAAGGTGTTACGATAAGAATTGTCGGCGTTGGGGGCTGTGGAGGCAATGCCGTGAACAATATGATCGACCGTAAAATCAGCGGGGCTGAATATATCGTATTCAATACCGATCGACAGGCCCTTCTGAATTCAAAGGCCCCGATCAGAGTGCAGATCGGGAAGAAAGCTACGAACGGACTGGGTGCGGGTGCCGATCCTGCAAAGGGGAAGCAGGCTGCCGAGGATGATCGTGACATTATTGCGGCTCAGCTGAAAGGTGCTGATCTGGTGTTCATTGCGGCCGGGATGGGCAAAGGTACGGGAACGGGCGCAGCGCCGGTTATTGCTTCGATTGCCAGAAATATGGGCATCCTGACGATCGGCGTTGTGACAAGGCCGTTTAATTTCGAGGGACAGGTCAAAGCCCGCATTGCCGATGGCGGCATTAATGAACTCCGAAAATTCATCGATACCCTGATTGTTGTCGAAAATGAAACCATACTCAGTATTGCCGAGGAAGGGGTCAGCGCGACGGATGCGTTCAACATGGCCAACGACGTGCTCTATCGAGCGGCAAAAGGGATTGCGGATATCATTACCCGTCACGGACATGTCAATGTGGATTTTGCCGATGTCAAAAGCATCATGTCGGGAGCTGGAGATGCCGTAATGGGTTCCGCTGCGGCAGCCGGAGAGCGCAGAGCATTGAAAGCGGCTTCCGATGCCATTAACAGCCCGCTGCTGGACGGCGTATCGCTCAGGGGAGCGAAGGGAGTTCTGGTCAATATTACCGGGGAAGTTACCATGCGTGATATGACCGATGCCATGAACTATATCGAAGAGCAGGTTGGCAGTGAAGCGAAAATCATTAACGGATATGTCGATGAACCGCAGATCTCCGGAGAGATCCGCGTAACGGTTATCGTTACCGGTTTCAAGCGGAAGGATGCCGGCGAGTCCGGTTCGCAGAGCAAGGCGCAGCCTGCCTCCAGAAGCAGCGATCATCGTCAGGGGCAGTTCTCTCCTGCCTTGCGTACGGTGGTAACCGGGTTGCCTGACAGCCAGGATGAGGATTTGAGGATTCCTACCTATATCAGACGTCAGATTTCTATTCATGATCCTCTTGAGGTCGGCATGAAAAAGAAACTGCCGGACTGTGACAATAACAGCCATTCCCAGCGCAGTGCGGATGAGCAGGAAGACCAGATACAGAAGGGCCTTACGGATTTACCGGCCTATCTTCGAAGGAAAAATAATGGAGCCGGATAG
- the ftsA gene encoding cell division protein FtsA, which yields MLKRNIAVGLDIGTTKVCVVVAEKDEIGKLNVLGNGRSNSDGLQRATVVNINKTVAAIKAAIADAERESSIRIKGVNVGISGAHVNCIHSNSEISVNQTGIVNESDVRRFLEKAKTNIKYLDIDHEIIHVIPQEFIVDDQDGVLDPIGMAGTTMRGSAYIVVGLRTKIRNIKQCIEKAGLDVSALTFEPVASGIAVMKESEKKSGVVVIDIGGGTTEVAIYIDGAIRYSEVVKVAANDVTHDVAHGVKALHEVAEELKIRHGYAYSKMLGEDETILIPGIEGRPQKSFPKSSLTMIIEARMMEIFELVRDSIKRSGYYEYLNAGAIITGGGALMPGTEELARDVLGLDVRLGYPEGVSGGIKGSVNNPMYATVMGLVAHSLQNSIFEEQRETQVIEGPFKSGDESPGVEVSPTVVTGGATALNPAGNKIVDRLKKFWEQL from the coding sequence ATGCTCAAAAGGAATATAGCCGTAGGGCTCGATATAGGGACAACCAAGGTGTGTGTGGTTGTTGCTGAAAAAGATGAGATCGGAAAGCTCAACGTTCTCGGGAATGGACGTTCCAATTCTGACGGTCTTCAGAGGGCCACGGTTGTCAATATCAATAAGACCGTAGCTGCCATCAAGGCAGCTATTGCCGATGCCGAGCGAGAGTCTTCGATTCGCATCAAGGGGGTTAATGTGGGCATCTCCGGCGCTCATGTCAATTGTATCCACAGCAATTCCGAAATCAGCGTGAACCAGACGGGCATTGTCAATGAATCCGATGTTCGGCGGTTTCTTGAAAAAGCGAAAACCAACATCAAGTATCTGGATATCGATCATGAAATCATTCATGTGATTCCTCAGGAGTTTATCGTTGACGATCAGGATGGCGTGCTCGACCCTATAGGCATGGCCGGAACGACCATGAGAGGCAGCGCATATATTGTGGTCGGTTTACGGACAAAGATCCGGAATATCAAGCAGTGTATCGAAAAAGCCGGCCTTGATGTGAGCGCACTCACTTTCGAACCGGTCGCTTCGGGTATTGCCGTTATGAAAGAGAGCGAAAAGAAGAGCGGAGTTGTCGTCATCGATATCGGAGGAGGCACGACCGAAGTTGCGATTTACATCGATGGAGCCATACGGTATTCCGAAGTGGTCAAAGTCGCGGCAAATGACGTCACCCATGATGTAGCGCACGGGGTCAAGGCGTTGCATGAAGTTGCCGAGGAGCTGAAAATCAGGCATGGCTATGCCTACAGTAAAATGCTTGGCGAGGATGAGACCATCCTGATTCCGGGAATCGAAGGCCGGCCTCAGAAATCGTTTCCCAAAAGTTCGCTGACGATGATCATAGAGGCGCGAATGATGGAGATTTTCGAACTGGTCAGAGACTCGATCAAGCGTTCGGGGTATTACGAGTACCTCAATGCAGGAGCGATCATAACGGGAGGAGGAGCCCTGATGCCGGGAACCGAGGAGCTGGCCAGAGACGTCCTTGGACTTGATGTGCGTCTTGGTTATCCTGAGGGTGTTTCAGGAGGGATCAAGGGATCGGTCAATAATCCCATGTATGCCACGGTTATGGGGCTTGTTGCCCACTCACTTCAGAACAGTATTTTCGAGGAACAGCGGGAAACTCAGGTTATTGAAGGGCCGTTCAAAAGCGGAGACGAATCTCCGGGAGTGGAAGTTTCGCCGACCGTTGTTACCGGAGGTGCCACCGCCCTGAATCCTGCCGGCAACAAAATCGTCGACCGGCTCAAAAAATTCTGGGAACAACTCTAA
- a CDS encoding cell division protein FtsQ/DivIB: MSDSEYTPSPFEDYPGDAGAPESTGADTSGGSRMQPEGSGSWKALLVILLSVFAGLAGLAYYASHWKKEIVVREVVIEGARVIPRAELVSELNGFVGRNLQDIDVAELRERLLGIPYIRNVSVSRELNGIIRVRVAERVPIALTLFRGSRMVIDEEGLLLPETREVTAFFPGLIRIFGIARAFDYGRGVKKLTVSDSTQIRDLIGALRSSEYAGLLINEIHLVAGGMTYCRAKGSPTRFILGSEGNFKEKLKKFEIFWQKVVSKKGLDHFDAVDLRFRDRVFTRGYESPDIQQEVSL, from the coding sequence ATGTCCGATTCTGAATATACGCCTTCTCCGTTCGAAGATTATCCCGGCGATGCGGGTGCTCCCGAAAGCACAGGAGCCGATACCTCCGGGGGTTCTCGGATGCAGCCGGAAGGGTCCGGAAGCTGGAAAGCTCTGCTGGTTATTCTGCTGTCGGTTTTCGCCGGTCTTGCCGGTCTTGCCTATTATGCGTCGCACTGGAAGAAAGAGATCGTTGTCCGTGAGGTTGTCATAGAAGGGGCAAGGGTTATCCCCCGAGCCGAGCTCGTATCTGAGCTGAACGGGTTTGTTGGCAGAAATCTTCAGGATATTGATGTTGCGGAGTTGAGGGAAAGGCTGCTCGGGATACCGTATATCCGTAACGTTTCAGTAAGCCGGGAACTGAACGGTATTATCAGAGTCAGGGTGGCGGAAAGGGTACCTATAGCCCTGACGCTCTTCAGGGGAAGTCGTATGGTTATAGACGAAGAGGGGCTGCTTCTGCCGGAAACCCGGGAGGTTACGGCTTTTTTCCCCGGCCTTATCCGGATTTTCGGCATAGCCCGGGCCTTTGATTACGGCAGGGGCGTCAAAAAACTGACAGTGAGTGACAGCACGCAGATCCGGGATTTGATAGGGGCTCTGCGGTCATCGGAATACGCGGGACTTCTGATAAACGAGATTCATCTTGTTGCCGGGGGGATGACTTACTGCAGGGCAAAAGGCTCGCCTACCCGGTTTATCCTCGGAAGTGAAGGGAACTTTAAGGAAAAGTTGAAAAAATTCGAGATATTCTGGCAAAAGGTTGTTTCAAAAAAGGGTCTTGATCATTTCGATGCTGTTGATCTGAGGTTCAGGGACAGGGTATTTACCAGGGGATATGAATCTCCGGATATTCAGCAGGAGGTCTCCCTGTGA
- the murC gene encoding UDP-N-acetylmuramate--L-alanine ligase, with product MELGKTRRIHIVGIGGAGMSAIAELLLKSGFDVSGSDLQTGEVTDKLAEHGAIIYRGHSAGHIEGCDVVVYSSAVRKDENVEISAAEKAGIPVIKRDEMLGELMRYKYGICISGTHGKTTTTAMIATMLMESGESPTVMIGGVSDYLGGSTVVGEGKYMVIESDEYDRAFLKLTPTIALVNSLESEHMDTYGTLEELKNAFIAFADKVPFYGRVICCVDWPEIRKIIPMLNRRYTTFGIEEHADVMASDIVMEKNHTVFTITAFGSRYEGVRLHVPGRHNVLNALAAFSAGIELEIAPEKLIAGLGCYSGMRRRFQIRYDNGRGLMIVDDYAHHPSEVKATVSAAKNGWADSRIIAVFQPHLFSRTLEFADEYGWALSRADSVIIAEVYPSREKAENFSGVNGNLVAEAVRRAGGKHVEYIEGRETLSGSLREHCSDGNMLLFMGAGDITHMASGLAEELRNGSVT from the coding sequence ATGGAGCTTGGAAAAACCAGACGGATACATATCGTAGGAATCGGCGGTGCCGGCATGAGTGCGATAGCGGAACTGCTGCTGAAATCAGGATTCGACGTGTCCGGTTCGGACCTTCAGACAGGAGAAGTGACCGACAAGCTTGCCGAGCATGGCGCGATTATCTACAGGGGCCACAGCGCCGGCCACATTGAGGGATGCGATGTTGTCGTCTACTCCTCTGCAGTGAGAAAGGACGAGAACGTTGAAATATCTGCAGCTGAAAAGGCCGGAATTCCCGTAATCAAGCGCGATGAGATGCTTGGCGAGCTCATGCGTTACAAGTATGGCATATGCATATCGGGCACCCATGGAAAAACCACCACAACGGCCATGATTGCCACCATGCTCATGGAGTCCGGCGAGTCTCCTACCGTGATGATCGGCGGCGTTTCAGACTATCTCGGGGGCAGTACCGTTGTCGGGGAGGGGAAGTACATGGTGATTGAATCCGATGAGTATGACCGGGCATTTCTCAAGCTGACGCCAACGATCGCTCTGGTCAACAGTCTTGAATCGGAGCATATGGATACCTATGGAACGCTTGAAGAGTTGAAAAACGCGTTTATCGCTTTTGCCGACAAGGTTCCGTTTTACGGACGGGTTATCTGCTGCGTGGACTGGCCTGAAATCAGGAAGATCATTCCCATGCTCAATCGTCGATATACGACGTTCGGGATAGAGGAGCATGCCGATGTTATGGCTTCGGATATTGTTATGGAGAAGAACCATACGGTTTTTACCATCACGGCGTTCGGCAGCAGATATGAAGGGGTAAGGCTGCATGTTCCCGGCAGGCATAATGTGCTTAACGCTCTTGCTGCGTTTTCTGCAGGTATTGAACTGGAAATCGCTCCTGAAAAGCTTATTGCCGGACTTGGGTGTTACAGCGGGATGCGGCGAAGGTTTCAGATTCGCTATGATAACGGTCGAGGTCTTATGATTGTCGATGACTATGCCCACCACCCTTCAGAGGTAAAGGCAACCGTCAGCGCGGCCAAAAACGGATGGGCGGATTCGCGGATCATTGCCGTTTTTCAGCCGCACCTGTTTTCAAGAACGCTGGAGTTTGCCGATGAATACGGATGGGCGCTTTCGCGTGCCGACAGCGTTATTATTGCCGAAGTCTACCCTTCCCGTGAAAAAGCCGAAAATTTTTCCGGCGTGAACGGAAATCTTGTTGCTGAAGCGGTCAGGAGGGCCGGAGGAAAACATGTCGAGTATATCGAGGGACGCGAAACGCTGTCCGGCTCTTTGCGGGAGCATTGTTCCGACGGCAATATGCTGCTTTTCATGGGTGCGGGAGATATTACCCATATGGCTTCCGGGCTTGCAGAAGAGCTTCGGAACGGTTCTGTAACATAA